The following nucleotide sequence is from Aphelocoma coerulescens isolate FSJ_1873_10779 chromosome 21, UR_Acoe_1.0, whole genome shotgun sequence.
GCTTTAGTGAGGAATTTTAAAAGAACCTCCCCACTGAAGCCAACAAAACCTCAGGGATCTGAGTGTGCCCAAGGGTGACAGAAAAGGCAAAGGGGTTTCTTGTGGAAAAGGTAGAAAATACCAAAGCACAGACAACTAGAATGAAACCTCATTTGCTTGAGTCAGCCCCCAAATTCCTACTTTGTCTTCccgttccccctcctcccctctcccagcaggatggatttgagccaggagctggagttTAGCTGCTGCTTTCACCGTGCAAGCCCTgaggtgtctgtgtgtccccaTGCATGGCACAACCCTCATTGCCAACCACCAGCGCGCCCGGGCTGACACGTGGGACGCACCGGCAGAGCCGAGCTAACCCCGCTCTTCtctctcctgtttttttcccccccccttctccgtgggggtggcagggaGCAAAAGCAGCGGCTCGAACCGGAGCACCAGCGAGACCAGCAGGAGAGCCGTGGGCAGGGAGAAGGAGCGCAAGTCCGGGGGCAGCGGCAGCGAGTCGGAGCCCgcggcgcggcgggagcggccgctcAGCCAGCTCAGCCAGCGCAGCCACGGCTCGGCCAGCGACAGGAGCCACCAGAGCCACCACTCGTACGGGCCCCCGGGGGTGCCCCCCTTGTACAGCCTGCCCAAGCTGGGCTCCAAGGTGTACGGCACCAGCGGCCCGCCCGGGGGGCCCCCGGTGCGCGAGCTGAGCGCCGTGCCGCCCgagctcaccgggagccgccagtcCTTCCAGAAGGCCATGGGCAACCCTTGCGAGTTCTTCGTGGACATCATGTGAGAGGAAGTGCCTTCAAAAGACTCTGCACAGTGGGCgaaggggtggttttgggggtttgggggttttttggggtttttttttttttttttttttttggggggtgggggtggatgGGTTGGGGTCGTTGTGGAACACTCAGTGGAAGAGGCTTGGCTGTCTTGCATGTCCACACCTTCCTGTTTGCAAGTGTGTCgcggaaaaaaaaaggacaaaactgaacaaaaaaagaaaaaaggaaaaaaaaaaaagacaaaaaaaccacaccccaccccccccccccccaaaaaatgaaCGACAACAACAAAATCTCCTGGGATTGTTAAATATCTGCAAATCGATGGCATCTTTtctttatctttatttttttccccccttccccatcTTGTTTTGGATTGTGAATGGCTGGTGTATATTCACATCTTTGGTCATTGTGGCACCTACTTCAATGGAATTACTGTCTCTTTTTGGGCTGATTGGAGGACTGTTGTTTCACATGACTTCTAAATTCCTGACAATGCATAGGagcacttttatttttccctgctttttctctTGCAAGGACAAAACGACTGCTGGCTGGTATCTGGGATACTGCCTTGGAATGCTGTTTCTTGGATGCATCCATAGCTCCAAGCAGACATGGCacccacaagtgcttggaaagGAGCAGGATCCAACCAATTCCTAGAGGAAAACAAAGCTGTGGCTACCTTCTGCTGAGTAGGGAGTATAAATCAATCTTTCTTGGGttcttggagggtttttttttttaaagatattctATCAAAGGAGTGCTGGAGTCTTGCTACTGTATGTGTTCATTGTGCAGAACTTGTAAAGTTATTTCCTTCAGTTATTTCCTTATTTCCCAGCAGtgatttcccagctgcagtcggTTCCTGGGCATTTCAGTCACATCCCTGCTGACAGGTGTGGCTGTTCCTTCTGGATGTGCACTTGCTTGCAGGTTGGAGGAGTTATTCCCACAGAAATAGGACAATTGCTGCAATTCTGTCAGCTTTTCCCTTTTGAAGGGGCTGTTTATCCCATTCCAGCAGAGACACTGGGAAATCCTGGCTCCCACTGGGACGTGGCTCTTCACTctgttcctttcttcctttctgagcagaacctttctctttttttgttcaAGCAGAGACCTGAGGATGTCTGATTCCCCCAGGAACATTTCTgagcacaggcagggctggctgtgggcagggagctgTGAGGGTGTCTGAGAACAGATCAGAAATGgtacaaaaagaaatccttACCCCTGACACCAAGTGAGACCCACCCTGCTGAGGAGCTCTGCCTGAAGCAGCTGCTGTTGAATATCCCCAAGATTTAATTTCTGGCTATTTTCTGTTCTCTGGAAAGTAAATTCAGGAACCTTCAGTGATATTTAAGAAGCTTTTTTAAGGTGTGGTGAGCACAGCCACCCTCTGCCACAGTGGCTCATTTAATGGGACACGAGCTGCAGCCACTCAGTGGCATTTGACCATGGGGCCATCCCTTGGTTAAATCCTCTTCTCTGAgatccctgctgctggcaggattTAGGACAGGTGCTTTAAAATCAGTCTTGACTGTAAATAAGCATTTCTTTCACTGGTGAGAAGCTTCTTTTTGGTCTGTTCCATGCTTTTTGGGTAAATATCCAAGGTGGACGTGAAAAGAGAACATCTTTCTCTCTGTACACACACAGTTCATTTGTCACCCTGAAAACTGACTCTCCTAACTGTCCATTTCATTCTGGTCTTCCacttcctccctttttcccacctCTGTGCAAACACCTCCCTCTGTCAGAGATTCCAGATGTTTGTGTTGATGGGAGACTCAATTTCTCCTTCCACAGGGAGCCAGGCATTTGGGAAGCTGTGTCACTCAGCCCATTTCTGGGCTTCTAAATTGGTTTTCTTTAcaaaaacctcccccaaaaaacctgcCCAGGGTTTCTGAAAGCAGAGCTTTCATCACCATCCATGGATGGCTCCTCAAAAAAAGTGGCCCTGCCTAAAGTCCTGTACAACAGgacctttcttttccttccctcctcctcctcccagctgcACAAGGTGCAAACCTGACTTGGTAAATTATTCTGAAAGATTGACACTTCAAGCAATGAAGCAAATCAGGGTAAAATAATGGTGGAATTCTGCTCTGTCTCCAGGAGACAGCGTTGAGGAGTCTGTGACTTTACTGACAATCACTAGTGGTTctacttttaaattaattgGAACTTTTCTGGCCTCTTATAAATTATGATTTCTCTGGCCCTGTTTGTTTTAAGGCAGAActcagagggctggaggaaaaaaaaaagtctccttTTAATATTTCCAAAAGGGATTAAAGCTGGGGGCTGAGCTTTCACCCGTGTTTAATTTCCTTGTGTCTTTTCCAAGAGTTGCAGTTTACACACCtgctgggggttttgttttgtctcgTGGTTTTGCTGTTGGCAGAAACTGTTCTGTGTCTTGCTGGTCTTTGCTGCTATGTTGAAAAATGGCTGTGTTCTAAACGTGTGTGCTCGTGGGTCACTCTGGAGCGAGGCTGGGCATCCGTAACACGTGGGAAAGCGTTTGCTGAGGAAATCAGGCTGGAGGAGCTTCACCCACTGCAGCTAAAGGATGCTCTGGGTGCTGTTCCAACTGGatcctgctgtttccagagagAGTAGGAGGGAGCAGTGCCCCTCTTGAACAGTGCAATATTGAACAGCaacccaaaaaaacctgcaTTTCCCCACCGTGGAGAGGCTGGGCTGAGGCAGTGCAAGGTTGGGCCTGAATCTTTGCCAGATCTCCCATTTCCACAAGGGAACAGAGGCAGGAGATTTCCCAGATCCCATCCTTGGCTTTCAGTGCATGTGCATGTGTCTTTCCAACCAGGGGGCCTTGGGAGCTCCCTGTGCAGCTTTCTCCTGCTGGGCACAGCATTCCCTGCAGGAACACGTGCCACTGGTGCCAGTGGAGCTGCTCTCAGAGGCAATTGTGCCAGGTGGAAGAAAACTTGGGGCCTGGAGTGCTGCAGGCCCACTTGTTTCTCTCCTACGAGGGCCTGAAATTTAGTTTTGGTTTAATGGCCCTGGAGTGCTGTGGCTCCAGGGAGAGGTTTGCTGTGCAGGGCATGGAAACGCCCTCACAACAGGAGCCTGAGGTAATTTGACATTTTTAttctgtgctctgcagctgagctcAATGCTCACACATCCCTGCCTCAGATCCAGCAGCGGGGATGTCTGGAGGATCatggaaaagggtgaggaaaCACTTTGGGATGGCATCTCCCACCCACAGGAGGCAGGATCTGCAGGGGTGGCGTCTCCACCCAGTATTTTAACTCTGAGGAGTAAATTCTTTTAGCAAATAGTCTTAAAAGCATGCTGGTGTCTTTTACCTCCTGTTAATGGATCTGCTTTTCCAAGGAAACAGTCCCCTGGACACTTTATCCAAAGGTTTTATTGGATGGCAAGCAATGATGCACAGACGTTGACTTTTGCTATGATTTTTGTTCTCTCCAAAATGGGCAGTCCCCTCCTGAGACTTGACAGCTCATGGGTTGATGtaattgttttggggtttttttgtttgtttgtttgttttgcatttaaCTGGATTGTAATAAGATTGACTTAAAATTATTAATTCTAATCAGTGATTAGAAATACATGTAAAGAATTTTATGTACAGTAGAGGAACAAAGTTACAtgattttaaataatgaaaaaccCAGACTATCACCTATCCTAGAATTGGTTCTACTCAAAGAGTGACCTCTTATTAGCATGGACTGCACTGTTCCTGTTAAATGTCTATTGCATAATTGAATTCTTTTTTGTAGATATTGTATTAAAACCCAAGTGTCTGTATAGTTAATATATAGCTGCTTATGTGTAAATGCTATTTTAAACActaaaaagcttttaattttatGTGATAACCACAGTGTACGTGTTCAATTCTTTGCAGTATTGCATTATCTTTTAATCAAGGTGGAGGAAATACTGGTTAAATCTTATTTTTCCCCTGCCACTGAAGTTTGTTGATGATTATTCAGGTACAGGGGGGTTCTGTGAGAGCTCTAATATCCAgagttttcctgctgcagccccagaaGATGAATGTGCTGGGAAAACCCCTCAGTTTGTTTAGCTGTTCCATATAAGTATTCCCTATTTTTGGACTCTCCAGCAGAAACAAGGATCACTGGGACACGCTCTGGGGAGCCTTGTGTTTGTCAGGGCACCCAGGCTCCCTGTGGGGTCTGAGGGGCTCAGCTGGACTCAAgatttaaaggtcttttccagcctaaataatTCTAATTTTCCAGcctaaagaaaaagaacaagcaGAGCTTGGTGAAGCAGATTCCCTGATCCCAGCTGATAAAAATCAAACAGCAAAGGGAGAATCAAGCATTGTTTAAATGCCATAAATCCCAGCATTTCCCATTTAGGTGGATATTATCAGAATTTAGGTGAATATTATCATAATTTTGGACAACCTTTTCCTGCAGGGCCTGGTGGagttaaatcagatttttttcccttccgtATTTCTGGAATGATGATCAAAAGTTGTTTAATGCTTCTCTGCTCTGAAACCACAGCCCTGGAGCAAGGAACACTGAGAGTCAGGGGCACCAACATGGTTGTGAAGATTTCCTGCAGGCCCCAGGAACAAGGAGGACTCCAGGCTCCAGGTcagagttttggtttttttaatcacacTGAGGAATAATTTTGCGTGCAGGTGATCACAAAAATCTGGCACAAGTAACTCTGCAGCGTGCCAAGaggttctttattttttttttttaagaatgaaAATATTCATTGGTTGAAATGAATTTGCAAATTCTTCAATGGGGCTGGACTGATTAAATTCCAGTAACACACAGTGGAGAGAtggaaaatttttaatttaggGAATAAAAGAGCAGAAATGGAAAAACTTTTAAGGAATAAAAGAGCAGAATAGTTACTTGTGAACATgagtggggaaaagaaaagatctTGGTGATGTGAGTGGATATTTACTTGGTACTGTTTGGCAGCAGTGTGAAGCTTTTGGTGACCTTTgcctggttttttttgggatggaggaacctcctgctGTGCCTCTGGAGAGTGGGATTTGCACACTGCTCATTTCCATGTGTCCTTCCCTGATTTCCATGGAACACAAATCGAGTGAACAGGGATTTGAATGGGTAATGCCCCCTttatctcacacacacacaactgcTGTGACCTGTCAGAATGTTCTTTTTACTTCTCTTTTATTGGATAGGTTTGAAAATTCTTACAAGGCTTGGGAAAGGATTCCTGGATGTATCTCTGGAGCTGTTACCTGGTTAATAAGAAAGGGAAATTATCAGGAGTGTTTACAGGGAAATGGTGTGGGTGAGGCTTCTGGCTGACATTGCCAGACTCAAGAGATTGATGTAAAATACAATTTCTGGAGGTTGTTTCATTAACTGAGCCTATTTTTGGCTCCTTTTGGGGGCTGAAAGGTGTTTCCAGAGAGGATGGAGGCTGCTCTTCTGGACTccagctgctgagcagagccctgtgctttcaCAGCTCAGTTCATGTGGTGATTGTGCCTGGGGCCAGAGAGTGCTCAGAAACAGGATTATCTCCTTAAAAACAGCTTCTGCTGAGGAGCAGGCGACAGAGGATGTGGTTTATTGTCTGTTCACCGAGTCCTCCTTTGGCTCCTCGTCAGTGAGGTTCTGGAAATAATCCCCCGTGTTCAGATCAGGCCTAAACACCATGATGTAGCACTTGGGGATGAAGTAGCTCACCAAGATCCCCAGAGTGGTGGCCAGGATGGTGCAAATCTGAGTGACAGCCCTGAGGACCGTCCTCAGCGTGGCAAAAATCACGATGAAGAAGATCCAGATGATGAAATAGATGAGGGTGGCAAAGGTGATGCCCCTGGCCACGTTGTACCTCTGGCTGGGGGTTTGCACCATGAAGGTGCACAGGAAGCAGGCGAAGGCCAGGCAGCTGTTGTAGCCGTGCAGGAGGGCAAAGGCAGCCCAGGACTTGGTGCCACACACCAGCAGCACCTCGCTGGGCAGGGACTGGTAGTCGGCCACCAGGAAATCGGGGCCCAGCCGGAGGTGGCAGAGGCAGAGCAAGCCCTCGGTGAGGAGGGACGCGGCCACcagcagccaggccctgctgtgGGTCACCCAGCGCAGGAGCCTGGGGGCACAGCGGGGGAACTCCGTCACCAGGGTGATCTCCAGGGCCTTGGGGACGAAGGTGGAGAAGCAGCCATTGAGGCACAGGGTGTAGGAGAGCTGCTGCGCCGTGCACAGCCCGTCACTGGGCTTGCCCACGtacaggcagcagctgaggcTCAGCAGCGCCAGGGAGAGCAGGGCAAAGAGGCTCCTGCCACCCCCAGACACCTGCACCAGCGGGGTCTGCCTGTGCTTCAGGAAGAGCAGCGCTGTCCCACAGctcagggccgtgctgagggCCGTCAGTGTCACCAAGGCCACGGCCAGGGGCTCGTCCCAGAACAGGAACCTCTCGCTGCGGTCGTGGCACCGCGTGCTGCGGGCAGGGGCCCACTGGTGCTGCGGGCACGGGGAGCAGCTGGTGCTGTCTGCAAAGAGAGCCTGGTGACCACCCTGCAGGCCCTGGGGACTTGCCACCCCTGGCAGGCCCAGGGGGTGGAGCACAGACAGGGATTAGGTGGTGGTTTGGGTGGTGTTTTGCCTGTTTCCCTCCCTCCAAGGCGTGTTGCATCTCCAAACCCTGGGATAGTTCACCCTCTCCTTTTCCACCCTCCTCCCTGAAGGATCCTTGTATTTCATGCCACTGTTTCCcttccccagcaatcccagaATATTATCCTATGCCTCTCTTCTACCTATGCCCCCAGAATTCCATCATACCCCCCTCTCCTACCTCTGGAGATAAAACATAAATGTTGTCCTTGTTCTCTCCCTCTGGGCCCAACAGGGGCAGGTCCCCAGTGAAGATCAGAACAGGGAGGGCAACACCTGGCAGTGCTCATGGAGCAGAGCTCCCAGCTCATCATTACCTCAACCAGTAGATAGAATAATCCAGTTAAAGCCCTTAAATTCCCCAGACCtcacctgtgctgctccagAAGGTGTTTTTTGGACAGTCTGTGCAGTCATAGCAGCAAAGGTTGAATCCTTTTATTCGTCTGAATTGTCCTGGCTGGCAGCGCCTGAAGCACTCGGATGTGGGCTCCTGACAAAGGCAGGAATGAGCATCAGCCAGGCACCTTCAGGAGAATTGTCATCTCCACCAAATCAGAATGAATTGTGCCATTTTTACCTTCTGATCTGCAGTGTGGAACTGGATCTGGGACTTTCGGACGTACAGGGACTGGTCATAGTCCCCCACAGGCAGATAGGTCAGGGTGCCGTTCCTCCAGGCCCAGAAGATGAGTTTGTATCCAGTGTTTGTGCTGTGGGATTGGTCAAACCTGAAGCTCTGGCCGTTTACCTCGAACGGGAGGGTGTTCATGAAGTGCATCAGCTGGGgaggaaatgaaatgaaaattgaTTTGGGTACAGTCGTTCTTGTTTGGAGGATAACTCTGCAAGCTGGAATCAGTTGTCCCTTAGGAGCGCTGAGATTGGGACAATCTGGCTGTGATGTGACAAAAACCAGCTGTTTGCCCCTCAGCTCTTTCCTCACCTGCCAGGACCTGATGGATGTTCTGGGACAGTCTTTggaggtgcagcccagggcTCTGTGCAGGGCGTGGGCCACGCTGTACACGGCCACGTGCACCGGCTGCACCGTGGTCACCCTGAGCATGGGCCTGATGTCCCCAAGGGTGACGTGGCCGCACTGCCGGCAGTGCGTGTCCAGCACCTCGGCGTTCATGAGGCGACTGAGCTCCCTGGACTCCCTGCAGAACTCCTCCTGCTCAACAGAGCTGAAGAGCTCAGCCACGTACTCCTGGAAGCCAGGGACTGTCCCTGTTCTCATGACAAAGCCCAGCACTGTCCCGATGCTCTGGATGTTCGGGATGGAGGCAGTGATGTCAGACAGCATCCAGGCTTCCGTGCCAACCCAGACCTTCTTGCCCAGCCCCATCCTGATGctgtgctccagcagggcctgggctggcaggctgaaggcaaacagcACAATGACGTTGACTTTGGTGCTGTTAATTAATGTAATTGTGtcttccagctgctttttggcGTTGGGCTCGGCCGGGTCTGTGGGGATGAGCCCCTCGAAGGCGATGCAGATGTTGTCCTTGCCAACCATGCTCAGGAAGAGAGCCTGGGCCCTTCGGCCGTACTCATCATCGCTGCCGATGGTGGCGATCCAGTTCCAGCCAAACTGGTTGAGGAGCAGCACCACGGCTTCCACCAGGTTCTTGTCGCTGGGAACGGTGCGGTAGAAGGACGGGTACAGCTCCGTGTTGCTGAGGGTGTCGCTGCTGGCCCCATAGCTGACCTGTGTGTGTGGAACAGAGAGGAAGTGAGGCAAAGAGGGAAGTGGCCACAGTCCAGGTCACTCACccggttttttttctttggtttcagTGCATTGAATTTGGCAAAAACGGATGGGATGGTGGTAAAAATCATCCCCCAAGGGGTGGGTCCGTCATGGCTGCATTCACCAAGACAGCCATGAATTGTCTCCTTTGTGTCCCTTTTCACTAATGAAGTGATAATTAACGACTTTCTACACAGGGTGATACACCCAAGACTCCGATATTTCTTAGCCCGGGGCTAAACCTCCCTGATCATTAGAGCTCTCTGTTGTGGTAACTCAGTGTTTAACCACAGATGGATTGTCACGGGGATCCTCCAGGAGCTCTGTTATTCCCATTTTACATGATCAGAGTGGTCTGAGCTCTGTCCTCTCAGGGAAATTAAACACTCGAGTGTGTCCAGGAGGGCAGTTCGATGACCCACCCAAAACACTCCGGAAATCTGTGGCAGAGGAGAGACTAAAATCTGTGCTTTAACCACCAAGAGGGAGAATTCCTGCTTCTCCAGAGAGCTTCTTTACCTGTGGGATCAAGAAGGAGCTGAAGAGCTTGGCTGTCACCAGGCAGAGATCTGACTTGTGGGGCCCGATGACGGCGGTGACGCGGGGCTGGTACTCGGTGTAGTTGCAGAGAACCCCGATCCCTGTGGTGCCATTCCGggtcaggaacagcaggctgggctGCAGGGCCACCAGGGCCTCGAAGCACGTGTCATACATGTCATATCCCAGCGTTATTCccgggagcagggagctggaatTGTTGATCTGATCGATGGCAAACCTCATCCCGAGAGCCCAGATCAGCCCGTCCGTGAATaacctgagggaagaggagATGGGAATTGTGTggcctggcagtgctgtcacAAAGGGATCAGCTCATCCCACCTTCTTTGATATCTTGGCATCCTTGTGGCCGAGCAGGACATTCCTGGCACTGTCAGCAGAGCATCCCTGGACCCACTTGGGAGTTTTCTACTCTGAGTGTGAGCACTTTTCCAATTAATCCTTTCTGCCAGCAAATAAATCCTTGGAGCTTCCCAGGAGAGGGAACAGAGGTAGAGACCAGTTTAGCTGTGAGGGTCAAGACTTTTGTGTCTTTCACCCATGAACCAGCAATTCCCACAGTGCTAATTCAGGAGAGATGTGggatttttcctgggattttcctcCTCTGTGTATCCCAGCACACTGAGCACATTCCCTGCCCCAAGGGCTGTGAAGATGGAAGGATTTTGGACCCTGCTttgctcctgccagagcaggaggagggacaCCAGCCTGGCCTTTCACTTTCCTCACAAAGTGCTGCAGGTAGGTGCTGATGTGGTGGTGGGAACCAACTGGGTGTAACTGAGGAGGAAATGCTGCTCAcaccctggcagagctgcaaaCCACCCGATTTTGTCTCCTGCTTTGCCCTGTGCCTGGTGCTGAGTGTCCTTTTACCCCCCTAAAAGGCAACAGCACCATCCCAAAGTGGGATCTCCCCATGGGGAGCAGGGTGTGGAACCAAAAATAACCATTTCAAGCTCTGAGGAAACCAGTGCTGCTAAAAGCTTTCATCAGAATGGGGTTGAAGTTTGACAGCatcaagaaaacacaaaaacatttccattttggGACCAGCTGATGTCCCAGTGCTTCACCCCTCAAAGCTCTTCTCTGTCCCATCCCACCACCACCAGAACCACttcattttccatttctccccatccctgctgaCCCCAGCAGGGCTCTCAcctctcacacagcagcagggtGGGCTCGGAGCGAGCTGTCAGGTTCACTGTGTCCTTCCCAAAGGGGAAGAGCCCCCCCAGGATAAAATCCCCTGGCCTGTGGAACTGAGCTGACAGGCACGAGGGGCTCAGGGAGGCGGCACAGCCAAAGCTCAGGCACAGCCAAAGCTCTGGCCCCagcattttgggggaaaagggatctgggagagggaagaagagcagggAATCCGGGCTCAGCACTTCCTGGGAAGCCTCTTTAAATAGAGCTCGGAGGGATTAAAGGAATGGCAGGGAATTTGTTTAGCAAAAtggatttaatttaatttagtgGGTGCACTCTGAGTGCACTTGGGTGCAAACCACTGCCCTGATCCTGACTGCCTTTACCAGAGTGATTTACACATTCTTTGTGACAGCTGTGGAAATTTGGGTTCCTCTGGCACAGGTGATAAAACTCAGGTGCCccactctgattttttttttgtcagtcatttttatttatatctttttttaaatttgaggtCACCTCATCAAATAACCAAATCTTCCTCAGGGCATGGCACGAATTTGCCTGCAGAGGCCATTCCTAGGTCACAAGGTTGGGGAGCTGTCACTCAGCTATATAGATATTTTTTTAGGAAGTTGTTACTGGCTGatctaattattttttcctcacaCTGAGCTGGGATATTAATTTCAGTTTAAACCCAAATTCACAGCATGGTCATTTAGGTTCCATCACTGTATTTTTTCTGTCCAGGGTTGGATTTTAGGACAGCTCTGAATGAAAAGTTCAATTTCCTGCATTTTCTACTGAATCAGAAAACATCTCTTGCTGCCAAAGTGATGCTCCAATGCTGGAATATTTTCCTTGCAGGAAGAGaagcaggtgcagagagctAAATACAGGAATACTTCAAGGAAGCACCAGTtgcagctgtgttttccaggtATGTTCATACTGGCATTTTTTAAAGGAtactctttccctttcctggaCTATATAAGTGTCAGCTTTAACtgtaaaactttttaaaataagttctAAACACAGTCCTGAATTTTGGGCAGGTTCATCttcaatattaatatttatCTCCTAAGAGGAGTAGTTGAGAATGAATGTGACAAGggagaaaaagtatttttcttgttGCCATAACACCACTTCAAGAGATCTaaacccattttttcccttgacCCAcatgatttaatttaatttaaggCATTTCATTCACTGCCCAGGTGAAATACCAGCTGATCTCCATGgaaataaaacagatttttccaGGAAAGAAAGTGTGAGTAGGTCACACTGTAAATCATGTCCCTTCCACCACCACACCCCAGAGTGTGATCCCACAAAGGACACTCCTCAGAAACACATTATTTGCATCATTTAATGTCGAGTTAGTCCAGGCTCCATGAGGTAATAGTGATTTCCTGAATTTTTCAGTGTTACATCAGGCCAAAACGAGCCAATCACCCTGTGGGACTCCCCTGACTGCTCCTGTCATCCTGGACTAACCCTGGGGtgcttttccagctttccaAAAGCTCAGGAAATCCCCTTTGACATCCTCTGGCTCTTCCAGTGATTTGCAGTAGAAGCCAGAAGCATCACAAAGGAGTGATTTACAGTACAAGTGTGGCTTTTCCCccagagaggcagagaaatcGTTTTTTGTAGGCATTTGACACATTCATAAATAAAATCAACACATAAGAACACAACTCAGAGGCATGGCTGGCAAACAGCTCCAggctgcagcctgggctggatTAAAGGGGATTGTGCAGCACAGATTAAAATCTGCTGCACATCCCAAGTGCAAAAAGCATG
It contains:
- the CPTP gene encoding ceramide-1-phosphate transfer protein isoform X1 codes for the protein MLGPELWLCLSFGCAASLSPSCLSAQFHRPGDFILGGLFPFGKDTVNLTARSEPTLLLCERLFTDGLIWALGMRFAIDQINNSSSLLPGITLGYDMYDTCFEALVALQPSLLFLTRNGTTGIGVLCNYTEYQPRVTAVIGPHKSDLCLVTAKLFSSFLIPQVSYGASSDTLSNTELYPSFYRTVPSDKNLVEAVVLLLNQFGWNWIATIGSDDEYGRRAQALFLSMVGKDNICIAFEGLIPTDPAEPNAKKQLEDTITLINSTKVNVIVLFAFSLPAQALLEHSIRMGLGKKVWVGTEAWMLSDITASIPNIQSIGTVLGFVMRTGTVPGFQEYVAELFSSVEQEEFCRESRELSRLMNAEVLDTHCRQCGHVTLGDIRPMLRVTTVQPVHVAVYSVAHALHRALGCTSKDCPRTSIRSWQLMHFMNTLPFEVNGQSFRFDQSHSTNTGYKLIFWAWRNGTLTYLPVGDYDQSLYVRKSQIQFHTADQKEPTSECFRRCQPGQFRRIKGFNLCCYDCTDCPKNTFWSSTDSTSCSPCPQHQWAPARSTRCHDRSERFLFWDEPLAVALVTLTALSTALSCGTALLFLKHRQTPLVQVSGGGRSLFALLSLALLSLSCCLYVGKPSDGLCTAQQLSYTLCLNGCFSTFVPKALEITLVTEFPRCAPRLLRWVTHSRAWLLVAASLLTEGLLCLCHLRLGPDFLVADYQSLPSEVLLVCGTKSWAAFALLHGYNSCLAFACFLCTFMVQTPSQRYNVARGITFATLIYFIIWIFFIVIFATLRTVLRAVTQICTILATTLGILVSYFIPKCYIMVFRPDLNTGDYFQNLTDEEPKEDSVNRQ
- the CPTP gene encoding ceramide-1-phosphate transfer protein isoform X2; the encoded protein is MAAAGAFSLREVLEAFQRCVTEQREVLLEPYLSGWRGLIRLFTDGLIWALGMRFAIDQINNSSSLLPGITLGYDMYDTCFEALVALQPSLLFLTRNGTTGIGVLCNYTEYQPRVTAVIGPHKSDLCLVTAKLFSSFLIPQVSYGASSDTLSNTELYPSFYRTVPSDKNLVEAVVLLLNQFGWNWIATIGSDDEYGRRAQALFLSMVGKDNICIAFEGLIPTDPAEPNAKKQLEDTITLINSTKVNVIVLFAFSLPAQALLEHSIRMGLGKKVWVGTEAWMLSDITASIPNIQSIGTVLGFVMRTGTVPGFQEYVAELFSSVEQEEFCRESRELSRLMNAEVLDTHCRQCGHVTLGDIRPMLRVTTVQPVHVAVYSVAHALHRALGCTSKDCPRTSIRSWQLMHFMNTLPFEVNGQSFRFDQSHSTNTGYKLIFWAWRNGTLTYLPVGDYDQSLYVRKSQIQFHTADQKEPTSECFRRCQPGQFRRIKGFNLCCYDCTDCPKNTFWSSTDSTSCSPCPQHQWAPARSTRCHDRSERFLFWDEPLAVALVTLTALSTALSCGTALLFLKHRQTPLVQVSGGGRSLFALLSLALLSLSCCLYVGKPSDGLCTAQQLSYTLCLNGCFSTFVPKALEITLVTEFPRCAPRLLRWVTHSRAWLLVAASLLTEGLLCLCHLRLGPDFLVADYQSLPSEVLLVCGTKSWAAFALLHGYNSCLAFACFLCTFMVQTPSQRYNVARGITFATLIYFIIWIFFIVIFATLRTVLRAVTQICTILATTLGILVSYFIPKCYIMVFRPDLNTGDYFQNLTDEEPKEDSVNRQ